Below is a window of bacterium DNA.
CGATCAGGAGAAAAGCGACCTGATCGAATATTTGAAGTCGATTTGATTCGGCCGGTCCGCGGTCAGGAAATCAGAGACCGGCGGCGCCAGATGAGCCCGGCGAGCAAAGCGGCTCCGATCGCCCAAGCTTCGGGATGGGCCCGGGAGCCTGGCACCAGCCGGCAGCCGCCGCCGTCATCGGGATTGGTTCCCAAGACCACTGAGTTGCCGGCGTTGTTCGACACGACCACGGTGTCATCGTCGAGACCGATCAGTTGAGGGACCGCCGTATCGGAGTCGCGGAAGGCGACGACGTTGGCCATGAAGCCGGCGGGCAGGGTGAAGGAGTCGATCACGGCGTTGGGTCCGCCGAAAAGCGGATCGTCGATCACGAAGGTGAAAACGGCGCCGGGCACGAAGGAAGCGCAAGCGCCGTTGTCGAATTCGACGTCGGGCGTCAGCCCAACGTCGGCGGCGAAGCCGCTGCTGGCAAAGAGAATGTCGTCGCCGGCATTGGTGTTCCCGCCGGCATTGATCGTCGCGGCCTCGGTGTCGCCGATCTCGGCGAGCAAGGTCCCGTTGATCTCGACTCGGTCGGTGCCGATAAAGGCATCCTGTCCATCCTCGTCGATCTGCAGCTCGACGGCGCAGGAGCTAGCGTCCAACGATAGGATGTCGTGAATAAAGACTTCATGATGGTCGGCTTGGGCCGTTGAGCCGGCTGCCGTCAAGGCGAGCGCGGCCAATAGTCCGATAGGGGTTTTCATAGATCCTCCTTGGGATTGGGGAGCCACTGGATTAGATGTCTACCTCTAGCTTGAAACCGCCCCAGAACATCCTCTTCCCGTCGAAAGGCATCTTTTTAGGGTCCATCATTGCGGCCAGCCTTTTGTCGGCCATGACTTTCTTCAGGACCCGGTCGCGGTCTTTCCGCGATTTGTAAACGATCCAGGAAAACCAAACCACTTCGCTGGGTTTCAGCTTGACCGACCTAGGGAAGGAGGTCGATTTGCCGCGTTGGACGTCGTCGGCGATGCATTCGCGGTATTCGAGGGCTCCGTGCTCGCGCCAAACCTTTCCGGCCTTCTGGGCCATCCGCCGATAGGCCGGGACCTTTTTCTTGGGAACTGGGACGACAAAACCGTCAACGTACGCCATATTTCCTCCTTTGGTTCGGGAGATCCAGGCGGATTTTAAATTCCAAAGACGGTCGAATTCAAGCTTTGTGGCATGCCAGGTGGAGGTAGGCTTATTTCGGATTGTTCGGCGGCTCTTTCGAAAAGGACCTGCACCCAAAGCTGACGATCAAAACTTCCTTGGGGCTGGGTTGGGCCAATGGGAAATTCAACGAGGCCTATTTCGGGGTGGCTCAATCCAAGCTCAACCTAAGGCCCCATCTCGAGGTGACGGCCTTGCTGCCTTCTTCCCTTCGGCAGAGCGTGGCCGATCCCACGGTCATTGACGGCGGCCTGGCGCTGGGAGTTCAGTTCTGAGCGTTTATAAGGAATGTTGCTGGAAAAACTCCCAGATCGCGTCGGTGGCCGAAAAGCCGGTATGGCCTTGGGCGGTCGGCCATTCGTGATAGCCGTCGGAAATTTTGATGTGGCGCACTTCGCTGCCCTCGGCGCAATCGCCATGGCGGATGAGGGTGACATTGCCGTTCACCGTGGTTTCGGCGTTGCCGGCGCAGCTGTCGGCCTGAGCCCAGAAAGCGACCGCGTCAGCCACCGACTTGACGTAGAGCTGACCGGCGCCGCTGCCCTGGCCGCCGTCGTAGGGGATGTTGGCATCCAGCTCGCCGTGAACGATGAGTATCGGGATCGGGCCTTGGGCCGGGGGAATCATGTAATAATCGACTCCACTATTGGGACTGGTCCCGATCGTCCCGGCCACCGGAGCCACGGCGGCGAGGAGGTCGGGCAGCTCGGCCGCCAAGCGGTGGCACATGAAGCCGCCGTTGGACATCCCGGCGGCA
It encodes the following:
- a CDS encoding DUF1428 domain-containing protein, giving the protein MAYVDGFVVPVPKKKVPAYRRMAQKAGKVWREHGALEYRECIADDVQRGKSTSFPRSVKLKPSEVVWFSWIVYKSRKDRDRVLKKVMADKRLAAMMDPKKMPFDGKRMFWGGFKLEVDI